A window of Eubacteriaceae bacterium ES3 contains these coding sequences:
- a CDS encoding acetyl-CoA hydrolase/transferase C-terminal domain-containing protein, translated as MENWNKYVEDRTRSVADVSKLIESGDVIWLGNTMCIPYEVLDTIADRYEELENVTYLSNMFLKPTKHLMDPKYRKAFRTLSYFPNMLERAAHKANLVEYVPIPYSYVPYSATDIYKTNVFMTEVCEPDENGYVNVGVLGTTFTPQIMRAGKFDKKIAVINKEQPKAKGEVENVCIHISEFDYFCHSDHELPSIPPSAPEEVDKQIADYIMEYINDGSTVQIGLGGLANAVAGEMTSKKNLKVYTEIVTDACVDLAEKGCLREIVAAGAFGMPRLYKFLGESDLITFGTSENVISFDAVSQEDDFVGINGCLMADVTGQACSEAIGPLQYASVGGQADFVKGANKGRNAGKNSVCFLAMRSAYTDKDGNLVSNILTELPPASVVTTPRGEAMFYVTEYGVAEVYGKSINDRVRAMISIAHPDFREELKEKSIALGIAFPSDFE; from the coding sequence ATGGAAAATTGGAATAAATATGTTGAGGATAGAACCCGCAGTGTAGCGGACGTTTCAAAACTGATTGAATCGGGAGATGTGATCTGGCTAGGCAATACAATGTGTATCCCTTATGAGGTCTTGGATACCATTGCAGATCGGTATGAAGAACTGGAAAATGTCACTTACCTTTCTAATATGTTTTTAAAACCGACCAAACACCTGATGGATCCTAAATACCGGAAGGCATTCAGAACATTAAGTTATTTCCCTAACATGCTGGAAAGAGCGGCCCATAAAGCAAATCTGGTTGAGTATGTGCCAATTCCCTATTCTTATGTTCCCTATTCGGCAACAGATATTTATAAAACCAATGTGTTCATGACAGAAGTCTGTGAACCGGATGAAAATGGATATGTGAATGTTGGTGTTCTGGGTACCACTTTTACACCTCAGATTATGCGAGCTGGTAAATTTGATAAAAAAATTGCGGTCATCAATAAAGAGCAGCCTAAGGCAAAGGGCGAGGTGGAGAACGTCTGCATTCATATCAGTGAGTTCGACTATTTCTGTCATAGTGATCATGAACTGCCATCAATCCCGCCCTCGGCTCCGGAAGAGGTAGACAAGCAAATTGCTGACTATATCATGGAATATATCAATGACGGTTCCACCGTGCAGATTGGCTTGGGAGGTCTGGCCAATGCAGTAGCAGGAGAAATGACGTCAAAGAAAAATCTTAAAGTGTACACAGAAATTGTTACCGATGCCTGTGTTGATTTGGCAGAAAAAGGTTGCCTGCGAGAAATCGTAGCAGCAGGAGCATTTGGGATGCCTAGATTGTATAAATTTTTAGGTGAAAGTGATCTGATCACTTTTGGTACCTCAGAAAATGTTATTTCGTTTGATGCAGTTTCCCAAGAGGATGATTTTGTTGGTATTAATGGCTGCCTAATGGCTGATGTGACAGGACAGGCCTGCTCAGAGGCGATTGGACCACTGCAGTACGCCAGTGTTGGCGGACAGGCTGATTTCGTTAAGGGGGCCAATAAAGGAAGAAACGCCGGAAAAAATTCGGTATGTTTTCTGGCAATGAGATCAGCTTATACTGATAAAGACGGAAACCTGGTTTCTAACATTTTAACTGAATTACCGCCGGCTTCGGTTGTGACAACACCTCGGGGAGAGGCCATGTTTTATGTAACAGAGTATGGAGTTGCGGAAGTTTATGGTAAAAGTATCAATGACCGAGTACGGGCTATGATCTCGATTGCTCACCCGGATTTCAGAGAAGAACTTAAAGAAAAGTCTATTGCGCTGGGAATTGCTTTCCCTTCTGACTTCGAATAA